A genomic region of Bosea sp. 124 contains the following coding sequences:
- a CDS encoding ABC transporter permease, which produces MNLAWRDVQHGLGRFILTCVGLSLLLGVVMGMVGIYRGLVAEALGLARSAGADAWVVEAGKRGPFAESSRLPRDTRDAVAVHAGVAAAGAVVYQTVEIPYRGTNLRVFIVGAQIGRPGSEVAIDEGRAILRSRSEVVADRKAGLALGERIRIGRDDFTVVGLTANATSSGGDPVLMMTLRDAQIVQWLFDPSAVRRETARDAPAGGSSDLVSAIIVRMRPNALPEGVIGSIARWKHLTAMTAAQQEEILTRSVIERARRQLGLFAVILLVVSTVVIGLIVYTMTMDKKKAIATLKLIGAPDRVIVALILQQALAMGLMGFAIGAALIRLAKDYFPRRVVLETSDTAILLGIIIIVCLVASIFGVRSALKIDPASALGG; this is translated from the coding sequence ATGAACCTCGCCTGGCGCGATGTCCAACACGGGCTCGGACGGTTCATCCTGACCTGCGTCGGCCTCAGCCTGCTGCTGGGCGTCGTCATGGGGATGGTCGGGATCTATCGCGGGCTCGTCGCCGAGGCGCTCGGCCTGGCCCGCAGCGCCGGGGCCGATGCCTGGGTGGTCGAAGCGGGGAAGAGAGGGCCCTTCGCCGAGAGCTCGCGCCTGCCGCGGGACACGCGCGACGCCGTCGCCGTCCATGCCGGCGTGGCGGCTGCTGGCGCGGTCGTCTACCAGACCGTCGAAATCCCCTATCGCGGCACGAACCTGCGCGTCTTCATCGTCGGAGCCCAAATTGGGCGGCCCGGCAGCGAGGTAGCGATCGATGAAGGCCGTGCCATCCTGAGGTCGCGTTCGGAAGTGGTGGCCGATCGCAAGGCGGGGCTGGCGCTCGGCGAACGCATCCGCATCGGGCGCGACGATTTCACCGTCGTCGGCCTGACCGCGAACGCCACCAGCTCGGGAGGAGATCCCGTCCTGATGATGACATTGCGCGACGCCCAGATCGTCCAGTGGCTATTCGATCCATCGGCGGTCAGGCGGGAGACGGCCCGTGACGCGCCGGCCGGTGGTTCGAGCGACCTGGTCAGCGCCATCATCGTGCGCATGCGGCCCAACGCCTTGCCCGAGGGCGTCATCGGTTCGATCGCGCGCTGGAAGCATCTTACGGCCATGACGGCCGCCCAGCAGGAGGAGATCCTGACGCGCTCGGTGATCGAGCGCGCACGGCGGCAGCTAGGCCTGTTCGCGGTGATCCTACTGGTCGTCTCGACGGTGGTGATCGGGCTAATCGTCTACACGATGACCATGGACAAGAAGAAGGCGATCGCGACGCTCAAGCTCATCGGCGCGCCCGACCGCGTCATCGTCGCGCTGATCCTCCAGCAGGCGCTGGCGATGGGCCTGATGGGCTTTGCGATCGGCGCGGCCTTGATCCGCCTGGCCAAGGACTATTTCCCGCGGCGCGTGGTGCTGGAGACCTCCGACACGGCGATCCTGCTCGGCATCATTATCATAGTCTGCCTGGTCGCCAGCATCTTCGGGGTGCGCTCGGCGCTGAAGATCGATCCTGCCTCGGCGCTCGGAGGTTGA
- a CDS encoding ABC transporter ATP-binding protein, whose product MMPASRPVVAPRPVVEIARLSKTFGSGATKVPALIDIELTIGTGEVVGLIGPSGSGKSTLLNCIGCITEPVSGSIRLDGRAIFDGKWLIGDLRRMRLETIGFIFQFHNLLPFLSAWENVAIVRTLIGESTDRAKARAMELLGYLQVDHRADALPSKLSGGEAQRVAIARALANEPRIILADEPTAALDSERAAIVIDLMKQVAIERDAAVIVVTHDEKIFSRLDRMVHLRDGRIVEVVAQTAS is encoded by the coding sequence ATGATGCCTGCATCCAGACCCGTCGTCGCGCCGAGACCGGTCGTTGAAATCGCCCGCCTGTCGAAGACCTTCGGCTCCGGCGCGACGAAGGTACCCGCTCTGATCGACATCGAGCTGACAATCGGGACCGGAGAGGTCGTCGGCCTGATCGGCCCCTCCGGTTCGGGCAAAAGCACGCTGCTCAACTGCATCGGCTGCATCACGGAGCCCGTTTCCGGCTCAATCCGTCTCGATGGCCGCGCCATCTTCGATGGCAAATGGCTGATCGGCGATCTCAGGCGGATGAGGCTCGAGACGATCGGGTTCATCTTCCAGTTCCACAACCTGCTGCCGTTCCTCTCGGCCTGGGAGAACGTGGCGATCGTCCGCACCCTGATTGGCGAAAGCACCGATCGGGCCAAGGCGCGCGCTATGGAATTGCTCGGCTATCTGCAGGTCGACCACCGTGCCGACGCGCTTCCCTCCAAGCTGTCGGGCGGCGAAGCCCAGCGCGTGGCCATCGCACGCGCGCTCGCGAACGAGCCCCGGATCATCCTCGCAGACGAGCCGACCGCAGCGCTCGACTCAGAGCGAGCCGCCATCGTCATCGATCTGATGAAGCAGGTCGCGATCGAGCGAGACGCTGCGGTCATCGTCGTGACCCATGACGAGAAAATCTTCTCGCGCCTCGACCGCATGGTCCATCTACGCGATGGGCGGATCGTCGAGGTTGTGGCGCAAACGGCGTCATGA